Proteins from a genomic interval of Gluconacetobacter diazotrophicus PA1 5:
- a CDS encoding MFS transporter yields MNGDATATIGPGGASRASGLGPARDPAFDRATALHVVAASLLAWLLDACDFFIVLFTLDDVAHSFQVSLQSILLAPTLTLLTRPIGAFLCGHAADRYGRKPVMIATIVVYSVIEILSAFAPTVTVFLFLRALFGVALGGEWGVGTSLLMESIPRSWRGTASGILQAGYPAGYLLASLLFLLLPVVGWRGLFILGGGALVAALYIWVRVPESPEWLQRHRQQGTDAVRAPGLWSIVRNNAALCLFAVTLMAAFNFMSHGSQDLYPKVFLGLERGLPHPTITLIVVLYNIAAIAGGLFFGVLSQKIGRQYSIALAGILTLPFLPLWALSHSAFWLAAGAVCIQFCVQGAWGVVPAYLSELSPPSVRATFPGLAYQCGNLIAAGNALLQTWIAAFLGTGLAPALMLTVGGAATVVVTLILLNATWYARSRPIG; encoded by the coding sequence ATGAACGGTGACGCCACGGCCACGATCGGGCCGGGCGGGGCATCGCGGGCGTCCGGGCTGGGCCCGGCCCGCGACCCGGCCTTCGACCGGGCGACGGCGCTGCATGTGGTCGCGGCCTCGCTGCTGGCATGGCTGCTGGATGCCTGTGACTTCTTCATCGTCCTGTTCACGCTTGACGACGTCGCGCACAGCTTCCAGGTCTCGCTGCAAAGCATCCTGCTCGCACCGACGCTGACGCTGCTGACGCGCCCGATCGGCGCCTTCCTGTGCGGGCATGCCGCGGACCGGTATGGCCGCAAGCCGGTGATGATCGCCACCATCGTCGTCTATTCCGTGATCGAGATCCTGTCCGCCTTCGCGCCGACGGTGACCGTCTTCCTGTTCCTGCGCGCCCTGTTCGGCGTGGCGCTGGGCGGCGAGTGGGGGGTGGGCACGTCCCTGCTCATGGAAAGCATTCCGCGGTCATGGCGCGGTACCGCGTCGGGCATCCTGCAGGCCGGCTATCCTGCCGGCTATCTGCTGGCATCGCTGCTCTTCCTGCTGCTGCCTGTCGTGGGCTGGCGCGGACTGTTCATCCTCGGCGGCGGCGCGCTGGTGGCCGCGCTGTATATCTGGGTGCGGGTGCCGGAAAGCCCCGAATGGCTGCAGCGCCATCGCCAGCAGGGCACCGACGCCGTGCGCGCGCCCGGATTGTGGTCCATCGTCAGGAACAATGCGGCGCTCTGCCTGTTCGCGGTGACGCTGATGGCCGCGTTCAACTTCATGAGCCACGGGTCCCAGGACCTGTATCCGAAAGTGTTCCTGGGGCTGGAGCGCGGGCTGCCGCACCCCACGATCACGCTGATCGTGGTGCTGTATAACATCGCCGCCATCGCCGGCGGCCTGTTCTTCGGCGTGCTGTCGCAGAAGATCGGCCGGCAGTACAGCATCGCCCTGGCGGGTATCCTGACTCTGCCGTTCCTGCCGCTGTGGGCGCTGTCCCATTCCGCCTTCTGGCTGGCGGCCGGTGCCGTCTGCATCCAGTTCTGCGTCCAGGGCGCGTGGGGCGTGGTGCCCGCCTACCTGAGCGAGCTTTCGCCCCCGTCGGTCCGGGCCACCTTTCCGGGGCTGGCCTATCAGTGCGGCAACCTGATCGCCGCCGGCAACGCCCTGCTGCAAACCTGGATCGCGGCGTTCCTGGGAACGGGCCTGGCGCCGGCGCTGATGCTGACGGTCGGCGGCGCCGCGACCGTCGTGGTGACCCTGATCCTGCTCAACGCTACATGGTACGCGCGATCCAGGCCGATCGGGTAG
- a CDS encoding FUSC family protein, translated as MPVAPHIAQRLSWLYAPSKEDFAFALRTALAAILSLLIAMWMELDSPQWAPLTVWVVAQSSRGESLSKARWRVVGTLVGSVAAMALVAAFPQAPGLFFCSLAVWIGLCCAVATLLDNYRAYGLILTGFTSAIVATGAILEPDHVFEISMARTSYILLGVICEATLAVIFMPSLLAQARRTLHLRLATTFGETRAAAAGLLEGDIRPDALGKVLMDLVAFNSQIEFAEIELEPGSRTGDHARAALAGMLVMLARARGLSLLAAGPHADRTARDEARAVGHILRDSRLDGSDAARTPPLRHAWQDRPAAMDTAEDSILPRLFTALLDDTDHVMAEIVASDRPVRGDRFRFRTVSRRHAVEAVENGVRAGCAIIGAWLIWEVTAWQHGPAFVSFVALVYGLLATRENPILAGMPFMTGGLYCALVAMLFVFLVIPAITAPEVLVLALLVPMTIGGLAARNARTAGYAFSFNMFLPVLIGPMNQARYDEVSFLNTTCAFLLSILFAVLTYRVIVPFRVDSHMRRTAAWTERRLRGVAGRHARLSGHQWLATTASSLVRILRNASAVPPDMLAQYMQAQLRAMTVGTCVIELRTIARQDHLPGDVRTALWSFLDQWKKGHPGLQAVQAWMDDRQRETRDEDERTEMRRIISCLHLIRISG; from the coding sequence ATGCCTGTGGCGCCGCATATCGCGCAACGGCTGTCATGGCTGTATGCGCCGTCGAAGGAAGATTTCGCCTTCGCGCTGCGCACCGCCCTGGCGGCCATCCTGTCGCTGCTGATCGCCATGTGGATGGAATTGGACAGCCCGCAATGGGCGCCGCTGACCGTATGGGTGGTGGCACAGTCGTCCCGGGGCGAAAGCCTGTCCAAGGCCCGCTGGCGGGTCGTGGGCACCCTGGTCGGCTCGGTGGCCGCCATGGCGCTGGTCGCCGCGTTTCCGCAGGCGCCGGGCCTGTTCTTCTGCAGCCTGGCCGTTTGGATCGGCCTGTGCTGCGCCGTGGCGACCCTGCTGGACAATTACCGCGCCTATGGCCTGATCCTGACCGGCTTTACCTCCGCCATCGTCGCCACGGGCGCCATCCTGGAGCCCGACCACGTATTCGAAATCAGCATGGCCCGCACCAGCTATATCCTGCTGGGCGTGATCTGCGAGGCCACGCTGGCCGTCATATTCATGCCGTCACTGCTGGCGCAGGCCCGCCGGACGCTGCATCTGCGCCTGGCCACCACGTTCGGCGAGACGCGCGCCGCCGCCGCCGGCCTGCTGGAGGGCGACATCCGGCCCGATGCGCTGGGCAAGGTCCTGATGGACCTGGTCGCATTCAACAGCCAGATCGAATTCGCTGAAATCGAACTGGAACCCGGCAGCCGAACCGGCGACCACGCCCGGGCAGCCCTGGCGGGAATGCTGGTCATGCTGGCCCGCGCGCGGGGCCTGTCCCTGCTGGCCGCCGGGCCGCACGCCGACCGCACCGCCCGGGACGAGGCGCGCGCGGTGGGCCACATCCTGCGGGACAGCCGGCTGGACGGATCGGACGCGGCCCGCACCCCACCCCTGCGGCACGCATGGCAGGACCGGCCCGCCGCCATGGACACGGCAGAGGATTCGATCCTGCCGCGCCTGTTCACGGCGCTGCTGGACGATACGGATCACGTCATGGCGGAAATCGTGGCCAGCGACCGGCCCGTGCGGGGCGATCGTTTCCGGTTCCGCACCGTCTCGCGCCGTCATGCGGTCGAGGCCGTGGAAAACGGCGTCCGCGCCGGTTGTGCGATCATCGGCGCCTGGCTGATCTGGGAGGTCACGGCCTGGCAGCACGGTCCCGCCTTCGTCTCGTTCGTGGCCCTGGTCTATGGCCTGCTGGCCACGCGGGAAAACCCGATCCTGGCCGGCATGCCGTTCATGACGGGCGGCCTGTACTGCGCGCTTGTCGCCATGCTGTTCGTGTTCCTGGTCATCCCGGCCATCACCGCGCCGGAAGTCCTGGTGCTGGCGCTGCTGGTGCCCATGACGATCGGCGGCCTGGCGGCCCGGAACGCCCGGACGGCGGGCTACGCGTTTTCGTTCAACATGTTCCTGCCGGTGCTGATCGGCCCGATGAACCAGGCACGCTATGACGAGGTCTCGTTCCTCAACACCACATGCGCCTTCCTGCTCAGCATCCTGTTCGCGGTCCTGACCTATCGCGTCATCGTGCCGTTCCGGGTCGATTCCCATATGCGGCGCACCGCAGCGTGGACCGAGCGGCGCCTGCGCGGCGTGGCCGGCCGGCATGCCCGCCTGTCCGGCCATCAATGGCTGGCGACCACTGCCAGCAGCCTGGTCCGTATCCTGCGCAACGCCTCCGCCGTGCCGCCCGACATGCTCGCGCAGTACATGCAGGCCCAGCTTCGCGCCATGACGGTCGGCACCTGCGTGATCGAACTGCGCACCATCGCCCGGCAGGACCACCTGCCCGGCGATGTCAGGACAGCCCTCTGGTCATTCCTGGACCAATGGAAAAAGGGCCATCCCGGACTCCAGGCCGTCCAGGCCTGGATGGATGACAGGCAACGGGAGACACGCGACGAGGACGAGAGGACCGAGATGCGCAGGATCATATCCTGCCTGCATCTTATCCGGATCAGCGGCTGA
- a CDS encoding alpha/beta hydrolase has protein sequence MDRRTFVAATAALAGGAFPGCARTQPFRPRHRGAGHDDDRPAPPSGLAIWPGPPPGGGGPTGREHVSASGAVTRVAIPRLTVLRPARPNGAAMLIAAGGGYRRIEVQKEAMPAAGWLASIGVTAFVLTYRLPPEDWAAGSLAPFQDAGRAIRTMRGQAGHLGIDPRRIGVLGFSSGGHLLGMQTACAERLDYAPIDALDRESGRPDLTMLVYPIVTLEPPYQHTSSRRVLIGDHPTPVESARWSVQTHVHSGLAPFFLAQAADDPVSNPQNTAILQAACESAGVRVERHLFPTGGHGFGLGAPGTQTVEWPAMAESWMRRERFV, from the coding sequence ATGGACAGGCGTACTTTCGTGGCGGCCACCGCGGCGCTGGCCGGGGGCGCGTTTCCCGGATGCGCGCGGACGCAACCCTTCCGGCCCCGCCACCGCGGGGCCGGTCATGATGACGACCGGCCGGCCCCGCCGTCGGGCCTTGCGATCTGGCCCGGGCCGCCGCCGGGTGGGGGCGGCCCGACCGGGCGGGAACATGTCTCGGCCTCCGGTGCCGTCACGCGGGTCGCCATTCCTCGGTTGACCGTGCTGCGCCCCGCCCGTCCCAACGGCGCCGCCATGCTGATCGCCGCCGGTGGCGGCTACAGGCGGATCGAGGTGCAGAAGGAAGCCATGCCGGCCGCCGGATGGCTGGCCTCGATCGGTGTGACGGCCTTCGTCCTGACCTATCGCCTGCCCCCCGAGGACTGGGCGGCCGGCAGCCTGGCCCCGTTCCAGGATGCCGGGCGCGCCATCCGGACGATGCGTGGTCAGGCCGGTCATCTCGGTATCGATCCCCGCAGGATCGGCGTACTGGGCTTTTCATCCGGCGGTCATCTGCTGGGAATGCAGACGGCCTGTGCCGAACGGCTCGACTACGCGCCCATCGACGCCCTGGACCGGGAATCCGGCCGCCCGGATCTGACGATGCTGGTCTACCCGATCGTGACGCTGGAGCCGCCATATCAGCACACATCCAGCCGGCGCGTGCTGATCGGCGATCATCCGACCCCAGTGGAGAGCGCGCGCTGGTCGGTACAGACCCATGTCCATTCCGGGCTGGCGCCCTTCTTTCTGGCGCAGGCGGCGGACGACCCGGTCTCGAACCCGCAGAACACGGCGATCTTGCAGGCGGCCTGCGAAAGCGCGGGCGTGCGGGTGGAGCGGCACCTGTTTCCCACCGGGGGGCACGGTTTCGGCCTGGGCGCACCCGGGACGCAGACCGTTGAATGGCCGGCGATGGCCGAAAGCTGGATGCGGCGGGAACGGTTCGTCTGA
- a CDS encoding LysR family transcriptional regulator, which produces MFLRQLTYLIALDQFRHFSRAAESCGVSQPALSAGIRQLENELGVAIIHRNRRFHGLTDEGRRVLVWAKQTLAALDGLRQEAAFARDVCGGSLSIGVMSPALQTVPLLLEIFRDAIPGLHLEVLSGTAADIAHRLREQHLHLGVMYLDQIPADGPFDTLPLYTEQYVLAGSASARMPAGPSCGWADAADLPLCLFSRTMRSRQIVDAGFLEAGVRPSIILETDSISVLHSELRAGRLCSILPVAALPETVGDAGLRTIPIMPCVAPQVGIVKLRQPVMSPVLSRIWDVCGRLQAGDVFAAV; this is translated from the coding sequence ATGTTCCTGCGTCAACTGACCTATCTGATCGCCCTCGACCAGTTCCGGCACTTTTCCCGCGCCGCCGAAAGCTGCGGCGTTTCGCAGCCGGCCCTTTCCGCCGGCATCCGGCAGTTGGAAAACGAGCTGGGCGTTGCGATCATCCACCGCAATCGCCGCTTCCACGGGCTGACCGACGAAGGACGGCGCGTGCTGGTCTGGGCGAAGCAGACCCTGGCCGCGCTGGACGGGCTGCGGCAGGAAGCCGCCTTCGCGCGGGATGTCTGCGGCGGTTCCCTGTCGATCGGCGTCATGTCGCCGGCCCTGCAGACCGTTCCGCTGCTGCTGGAAATCTTCCGCGACGCCATTCCGGGCCTGCACCTGGAAGTCCTGTCCGGCACCGCCGCCGACATCGCGCACCGGCTGCGCGAACAGCACCTGCATCTGGGGGTCATGTACCTGGACCAGATCCCGGCGGACGGCCCGTTCGATACGCTACCGCTTTATACCGAGCAATATGTGCTGGCGGGGAGCGCGTCGGCCCGGATGCCGGCCGGACCGTCCTGCGGCTGGGCCGATGCCGCGGACCTGCCGCTGTGCCTGTTCAGCCGCACCATGCGCAGCCGACAGATCGTCGATGCCGGCTTCCTTGAGGCCGGGGTCAGGCCGAGCATCATACTGGAAACGGATTCGATCAGCGTCCTGCATTCCGAACTGCGGGCGGGGCGGCTGTGCAGCATCCTGCCGGTGGCGGCCCTGCCGGAAACGGTGGGGGATGCCGGCCTGCGCACCATCCCGATCATGCCCTGCGTCGCGCCGCAGGTCGGCATCGTGAAGCTGCGCCAGCCGGTCATGTCGCCCGTCCTGTCGCGCATATGGGACGTCTGCGGCCGCCTGCAGGCCGGCGACGTCTTCGCGGCCGTCTGA
- a CDS encoding OmpA family protein codes for MTVRHGLLAGSFLAATLAFGSVLSVAPAHAQPVQGLYVAGEGGASFNQDQRVRSSPNFPDGRDSYHTGATGIGSIGWGLGNGFRVEVEGDYRNNGLKNFGSAGVPSSHVGGRQQTYGVMANALFDLDIGKSWLFPYFGAGVGYAWQAMNASVTAPNFSQQIGGTFGNFAYQGIFGLAFPVPWVVGLSATAEYRFWTMLGPQSHGARSIGTVGGYDTTRAYGPAAGNRDTMTDFNHSLMLGLRYEFNPAPPPPPPAPEPAAPAPTQSRTYLVFFDWDQAVLTDRARAIVATAAQASTRTQTTRIEVDGYTDNSAAHPGPRGARYNMALSVRRAQAVQAELIRDGVPGTAIDVHGFGETHPLVATGPNTREPQNRRVEIILH; via the coding sequence ATGACAGTGCGGCACGGATTGCTTGCGGGGTCTTTCCTGGCGGCGACGCTCGCCTTCGGCTCTGTCCTGTCCGTTGCCCCGGCCCATGCCCAGCCGGTGCAGGGCCTGTATGTCGCCGGCGAGGGTGGGGCCAGCTTCAACCAGGACCAGCGCGTCCGGTCCTCGCCCAATTTCCCCGACGGACGCGACAGCTACCATACCGGCGCGACCGGCATCGGCAGCATCGGCTGGGGGCTGGGCAACGGCTTCCGCGTGGAGGTCGAGGGCGACTACCGCAATAACGGGCTGAAGAATTTCGGGTCGGCCGGCGTTCCGTCCAGCCATGTCGGCGGGCGGCAGCAGACCTATGGCGTCATGGCCAATGCGCTGTTCGACCTGGATATCGGCAAGAGCTGGCTGTTCCCCTATTTCGGCGCCGGTGTCGGCTATGCCTGGCAGGCGATGAACGCCAGCGTGACCGCGCCCAATTTCAGCCAGCAGATCGGCGGTACCTTCGGCAACTTCGCCTATCAGGGCATTTTCGGCCTGGCTTTCCCGGTGCCGTGGGTCGTCGGGCTGTCGGCGACGGCGGAATACCGGTTCTGGACCATGCTGGGCCCGCAATCGCATGGCGCGCGGTCGATCGGCACGGTCGGCGGGTACGACACCACCCGTGCCTACGGCCCCGCGGCCGGCAACCGCGACACGATGACGGACTTCAACCATTCGCTGATGCTGGGCCTGCGCTACGAATTCAATCCGGCCCCGCCCCCGCCCCCGCCGGCCCCCGAGCCGGCCGCCCCCGCCCCGACGCAGAGCCGCACCTATCTGGTGTTCTTCGACTGGGACCAGGCCGTGCTGACCGATCGCGCGCGCGCCATCGTGGCGACGGCGGCGCAGGCATCGACCCGCACCCAGACGACGCGGATCGAGGTCGACGGCTATACCGACAATTCCGCCGCCCATCCCGGCCCACGGGGCGCGCGCTACAACATGGCGCTGTCGGTCCGCCGCGCGCAGGCGGTCCAGGCCGAGTTGATCCGCGACGGCGTGCCCGGCACGGCGATCGACGTCCACGGCTTCGGCGAGACCCACCCGCTGGTGGCAACCGGCCCCAACACCCGCGAACCGCAGAACCGGCGGGTCGAGATCATCCTGCACTGA
- a CDS encoding DUF1491 family protein, translating to MTEARLRTGLWAAAVIRQANQDGHPAMVLRRGDADAGGVLAMLLGRDGRLSVLGQTRAPDGRPAWIRGTGADPVDQQAADAYVARQVNRDPDLWVLEFDAPDLMPPFEAVLI from the coding sequence ATGACCGAGGCCCGGCTGCGCACGGGGCTGTGGGCCGCCGCCGTGATCCGGCAGGCGAACCAGGACGGCCATCCCGCCATGGTCCTGCGGCGCGGCGATGCCGATGCCGGGGGCGTGCTGGCGATGCTGCTGGGCCGCGACGGCCGCCTGTCGGTGCTGGGCCAGACCCGCGCGCCGGACGGGCGTCCGGCCTGGATCCGCGGCACGGGGGCCGATCCGGTCGACCAGCAGGCCGCCGACGCCTACGTCGCCCGGCAGGTGAACCGCGACCCCGATCTGTGGGTGCTGGAATTCGACGCGCCGGACCTGATGCCGCCTTTCGAGGCCGTGCTGATCTGA
- a CDS encoding S41 family peptidase, with protein MRAPSVPVPAGPVSAGWIPAPLRGAGRRVTSVILPTRTIAIMLIVIHLMTPVLAPVAARAAGTPAPPPPPRPAPTPGQDTRSQDTSQILVQADPVPQAGQLDADMTISVVNAALTFLLPRTLESHTPRDFCLWGLNGLSAIDPSLTVVEQRGPEQKGANQNGIIQLSLGQEIVLRLPAPPDSDQAGWTDLTVRLMQAAWARSGTVRGAGADGLMQSFFDELFNHMDPYSRYVAPSPATTDRDTRTGGEAGTGLTLGRDARSILITGVNANGPAWPAGLATGQRLYAVNGRSTRDQTPGTVAQWLLGAPGSTVTVTVGDGRARRTVTLRRASVPPETVFAYAAEHMVVIRVTAFSADTAQEMSQYLDQASDDQHLRGLVLDLRGNRGGVLQQAVTASALVLDQGVAAITHGRDPEANHVWAVQGGDMTGGVPIVVLVDGRTASAAEILAASLADHRRAVVVGSATLGKGLVQTIGQMPDGGELFVTWSRVLAPLGWPLQGLGVMPQVCTSRGESDLERQLQDLAAGQVDMRDAVQATRATRYPVPVSRILDLRRACPAAIGTDSDLDAARSLIDNPAEYRAALSAIPEESPYAPQAE; from the coding sequence ATGCGCGCGCCATCCGTTCCCGTTCCGGCGGGCCCCGTTTCGGCGGGCTGGATCCCCGCCCCGCTCCGTGGGGCCGGGCGACGGGTCACGTCCGTGATCCTGCCGACGCGCACGATCGCCATCATGCTGATCGTCATCCACCTGATGACGCCCGTCCTGGCCCCCGTGGCGGCGCGCGCCGCCGGCACGCCCGCGCCACCCCCGCCCCCCCGGCCCGCGCCGACCCCCGGACAGGATACGAGGAGCCAGGATACGAGCCAGATTCTGGTCCAGGCGGACCCGGTGCCCCAGGCGGGCCAGTTGGACGCGGACATGACGATATCGGTCGTGAACGCGGCCCTGACCTTCCTGCTGCCCCGAACGCTGGAGAGCCACACGCCGCGCGATTTCTGCCTGTGGGGCCTGAACGGGCTGAGCGCGATCGACCCGTCCCTGACCGTCGTCGAGCAGAGGGGGCCCGAACAGAAAGGGGCGAACCAGAACGGGATCATCCAGCTTTCGCTGGGGCAGGAAATCGTGCTGCGCCTGCCCGCCCCCCCCGATTCCGACCAGGCGGGATGGACGGACCTGACCGTGCGGTTGATGCAGGCGGCCTGGGCCCGGTCGGGCACGGTGCGCGGCGCCGGCGCGGACGGTCTGATGCAAAGCTTCTTCGACGAACTGTTCAACCACATGGACCCGTATTCGCGTTACGTCGCGCCCAGCCCGGCCACGACCGACCGCGACACGCGCACCGGCGGCGAGGCCGGGACCGGGCTGACATTGGGCCGCGACGCGCGCTCGATCCTGATCACCGGGGTCAATGCCAACGGGCCGGCCTGGCCGGCGGGTCTGGCGACGGGCCAGCGGCTGTACGCGGTCAATGGCCGTTCGACCCGTGACCAGACGCCCGGAACGGTCGCCCAGTGGCTGCTGGGTGCGCCCGGCAGCACGGTGACGGTGACGGTTGGCGACGGGCGCGCCCGGCGCACCGTGACGCTGCGCCGGGCCTCGGTCCCGCCGGAGACGGTCTTCGCCTATGCCGCGGAACATATGGTGGTGATCCGCGTCACCGCGTTTTCGGCCGACACCGCGCAGGAAATGAGCCAGTACCTGGACCAGGCATCCGACGACCAGCACCTGCGCGGGCTGGTACTGGACCTGCGCGGCAATCGCGGCGGGGTGCTGCAGCAGGCGGTGACGGCCAGCGCGCTGGTGCTGGACCAGGGCGTGGCGGCGATCACCCACGGCCGGGACCCGGAAGCCAACCATGTCTGGGCGGTGCAGGGCGGCGACATGACCGGGGGCGTGCCGATCGTGGTGCTGGTGGACGGGCGGACCGCCAGCGCGGCCGAGATCCTGGCCGCCTCGCTGGCCGACCACCGGCGCGCCGTGGTGGTGGGCAGCGCCACGCTGGGCAAGGGACTGGTGCAGACGATCGGCCAGATGCCCGACGGTGGTGAGTTGTTCGTGACCTGGAGCCGCGTCCTGGCGCCGCTGGGCTGGCCGCTGCAGGGGCTGGGCGTCATGCCGCAGGTCTGCACCAGCCGGGGCGAAAGCGACCTGGAACGGCAGTTGCAGGACCTGGCGGCCGGCCAGGTGGACATGCGCGACGCCGTCCAGGCGACGCGCGCCACGCGCTATCCCGTGCCGGTGTCGCGCATCCTGGACCTGCGCCGCGCCTGCCCGGCGGCGATCGGCACCGATTCCGACCTGGATGCCGCGCGGTCGCTGATCGACAATCCCGCCGAATACCGCGCCGCCCTGTCCGCCATCCCCGAGGAGAGCCCCTATGCGCCGCAGGCTGAATAA
- the rnr gene encoding ribonuclease R → MGGRNPSDPQPTACPSPDVPPTDPRPPAPPQPGGGLPDREALRRFVTEASGRVGKREIARAFNLGPEHKAALRAMLRELALEGTLVPAGARRFRASAAMPEAALVQVTGTDPDGDPIARPVVWDGDGPAPVVFMHPEQKGRPALAPGERVVARLKRLGPGRYEGRTLRRLTDAPGRIVGVFRPTTLYDGPGPLAPPRRHAEAGRLVPADRRAKAEWIIPAGETMGAEAEEVVVAEPLPLAGSGLKPARIVARLGPMGDARSVSLLAIHTHSIPDQFPAEALSEAERARGVSPEGREDLRDVPLITIDGEDARDFDDAVYAEPDGDGFRLIVAIADVAHYVRPGSALDREARRRGNSVYFPDRVVPMLPEALSNGWCSLRPGEDRGCLFAEIFIDAAGNKTRHRFGRGIMRSAARLTYDQAQAIVGNVEESQQETGLPDGLINTLFTAWRALSTARARRGTLDLDVPERVVRLDTSGRITAIEPRPRHDSHRLIEEFMVLANVAAAEELERRRRPCLYRIHAPPSPERAEAMRDSLSAMGFDLPPPGALRARDLGAVLARAAQGEASGPASGTPVSGTLVSETILRAQSQAEYSPDNIGHFGLALPAYAHFTSPIRRYADLLVHRALIGMGTQPADGMPAADAACLDEIGEQVSTAERRAALAERETTERYVAAWLADRVGAEFSGHVSGVTRFGAFVTLTQTGATGLVPVSTLPDDVWTHDEKTQTLRGRHGGLALRLGQPVTVRLVEATPVTGGLLFALVGANPAAASGPARRARGTRPR, encoded by the coding sequence ATGGGGGGACGGAACCCGTCCGACCCTCAGCCGACCGCCTGCCCGTCGCCCGACGTTCCGCCGACCGATCCGCGCCCCCCGGCCCCGCCGCAGCCGGGCGGGGGCCTGCCGGACCGCGAGGCGCTGCGCCGGTTCGTCACCGAGGCCAGCGGCCGTGTCGGCAAGCGCGAGATCGCACGCGCCTTCAACCTGGGTCCCGAACACAAGGCGGCGCTGCGCGCCATGCTGCGCGAACTGGCGCTGGAGGGCACGCTGGTCCCGGCCGGCGCCAGGCGCTTCCGCGCGTCCGCCGCCATGCCCGAGGCCGCGTTGGTGCAGGTGACGGGCACCGACCCGGACGGCGACCCGATCGCCCGCCCCGTGGTGTGGGATGGCGACGGCCCGGCGCCGGTCGTCTTCATGCATCCCGAGCAGAAGGGCCGCCCCGCGCTGGCGCCCGGCGAGCGGGTGGTGGCGCGGCTGAAGCGACTCGGCCCCGGCCGGTACGAAGGCCGCACCCTGCGCCGCCTGACCGATGCGCCGGGCCGCATCGTGGGCGTGTTCCGCCCGACGACCCTGTATGACGGCCCTGGGCCGCTAGCCCCGCCCCGCCGGCACGCCGAGGCCGGGCGCCTGGTTCCGGCCGACCGCCGGGCGAAGGCGGAATGGATCATCCCGGCGGGCGAGACGATGGGCGCCGAAGCCGAGGAGGTCGTCGTGGCCGAGCCGCTGCCGCTGGCGGGGTCCGGCCTGAAACCCGCGCGGATCGTGGCCCGGCTGGGCCCGATGGGCGATGCGCGGTCGGTCAGCCTGCTGGCGATCCACACCCATTCGATTCCCGACCAGTTCCCCGCCGAGGCGCTGTCCGAAGCGGAACGGGCGCGCGGCGTGTCGCCCGAGGGTCGCGAGGATCTGCGCGACGTACCGCTGATCACCATCGACGGGGAGGATGCCCGGGATTTCGACGACGCGGTCTATGCCGAACCGGACGGCGACGGATTCCGCCTGATCGTCGCCATTGCGGACGTGGCGCATTACGTCCGCCCCGGATCGGCCCTGGACCGCGAGGCGCGGCGGCGGGGCAATTCGGTCTATTTCCCCGACCGGGTGGTGCCGATGCTGCCCGAGGCGCTGTCGAACGGATGGTGCTCGCTGCGCCCGGGCGAGGATCGGGGCTGCCTGTTCGCCGAGATCTTCATCGACGCGGCGGGGAACAAGACCCGCCACCGCTTCGGCCGCGGCATCATGCGCAGCGCCGCGCGCCTGACCTACGACCAGGCCCAGGCGATCGTCGGAAACGTGGAGGAGAGCCAGCAGGAAACCGGCCTGCCGGACGGGCTGATCAACACATTGTTTACGGCGTGGCGCGCACTGTCGACGGCGCGCGCGCGGCGTGGCACGCTGGATCTCGATGTGCCGGAGCGCGTGGTGCGACTCGACACGTCCGGGCGGATCACCGCCATCGAACCCCGCCCCCGTCACGACAGCCATCGCCTGATCGAGGAATTCATGGTGCTGGCCAATGTTGCCGCCGCCGAGGAACTGGAACGAAGGCGCCGGCCCTGCCTGTATCGTATCCACGCGCCGCCTTCGCCCGAACGGGCCGAGGCGATGCGCGACAGCCTGTCGGCCATGGGGTTCGACCTGCCGCCGCCCGGGGCGTTGCGCGCGCGCGACCTGGGCGCGGTGCTGGCGCGCGCCGCGCAGGGCGAGGCATCCGGCCCCGCCAGCGGCACGCCCGTCAGCGGAACCCTGGTCAGCGAGACGATCCTGCGGGCGCAGAGCCAGGCCGAATACAGCCCCGACAATATCGGCCATTTCGGCCTGGCGCTGCCGGCCTATGCCCATTTCACCAGCCCGATCCGCCGCTATGCCGACCTGCTGGTGCATCGCGCCCTGATCGGGATGGGCACGCAGCCGGCCGACGGCATGCCGGCCGCCGACGCCGCATGCCTGGACGAGATCGGCGAGCAGGTCAGCACCGCCGAGCGCCGCGCCGCGCTGGCCGAGCGCGAGACGACGGAACGCTATGTCGCCGCATGGCTGGCGGACCGGGTCGGGGCGGAATTTTCCGGCCATGTGTCGGGCGTAACCCGGTTCGGCGCGTTCGTGACATTGACGCAGACCGGCGCCACCGGTCTGGTACCGGTATCGACCCTGCCCGACGATGTCTGGACGCATGACGAAAAGACCCAAACCCTGCGTGGCCGCCACGGTGGACTGGCCTTGCGGCTGGGCCAGCCGGTCACGGTACGGCTGGTCGAGGCGACACCGGTGACCGGCGGGCTGCTGTTCGCCCTGGTGGGCGCGAATCCAGCGGCGGCGTCCGGCCCGGCGCGCCGCGCGCGTGGCACGCGCCCACGCTGA